Proteins co-encoded in one Arachis hypogaea cultivar Tifrunner chromosome 11, arahy.Tifrunner.gnm2.J5K5, whole genome shotgun sequence genomic window:
- the LOC112721793 gene encoding uncharacterized protein, with translation MSTCGRGRGRGRIGNAMPEASWNTPNPVDFMAALGNMAAAMQATTEALGNQINNGNNGNNGDNGPMSLSSFLKGQQVPDKQWVEFGTYQLHGEAQYWWQGMRRILQPDGLVISWELFQEEFYKKYFPNSVRNAEELELLQLKLGQMTITEYTSKFEELCRFSCICQGALEDFAEWKCIKVAKECARKAAVGNGSIRMPFPRTIGRNFAPRGRQFKRGGFVPQNNQEQGNFRRPNTNANQGKRQGKQPQQDVSCHRCGKYHSGPCRFGTGVCYSCGQPGHLANSCPEKKRYETGRVQQPGRVYTTSLVGAEGSETLIRGNCEMAGKTLNALFDSGASHSFIVFEKADELGLKIVVLGYNLKVYNATHKAMVMRLGCPQVPFRIQQRHFMHKLICLPMTGLDLILGLDWLSKNHVLLYCSTKTVCFMPEDTEETVVVNNYFLNSITVNCSGAECQGILLLAAGVLGDVQSLEKIPVVCEFPEVFPDDIEEFPPNREVEFAIELVLRAGPISSAPYRMSPLGMAELKSQQEDLLVLLVKKKDGSMRLCVDYRQLNKIIVKNKYPLPRIDDLMDQLQGADYMNKIFHPYLDKFVVVFINDILIYSKTEDEHAEHLRTVLQILKDRKFEEFGTLCLSQLQISSDFKAELLKAHQNDQELYNIFPTIKKGKQWRVSEDKDGLWRFKGRIIVPDVRDLRQSILEKAHKSRFSIHPGSTKMYQDLKTMFWWPGMKNDVALHVSKCLTCQKVKIEHQRPAGTLQPLEIPQWKWESIAMDFVLGLPRTRTGCNAIWVVVD, from the exons atgtcgacttgCGGACGTGGGCGAGGTAGAGGCAGAATAGGCAATGCTATGCCTGAAGCGTCATGGAATACTCCTAACCCTGTAGACTTCATGGCTGCTTTAGGCAATATGGCAGCAGCAATGCAAGCGACAACTGAAGCCCTgggaaatcaaattaataatggaAATAATGGCAATAATGGTGATAATGGTCCAATGTCACTTTCTTCCTTCCTGAAA GGTCAGCAGGTTCCTGATAAACAGTGGGTTGAGTTTGGAACCTACCAGCTGCACggtgaagctcagtattggtggcagggcATGAGACGCATTCTGCAGCCTGATGGGCTTGTGATATCTTGGGAGTTGTTCCAagaggaattctataagaagtatttCCCCAACTCAGTTAGAAATGCCGAAGAACTTGAATTGCTTCAGCTGAAATTGGGCCAGATGACCATAACTGAGTACACCAGTAAATTTGAGGAATTGTGCCGCTTTTCATGCATCTGTCAGGGAGCTCTTGAGGACTTTGCTGAGTGGAAGTGCATAAA GGTGGCTAAGGAGTGTGCGAGGAAGGCTGCAGTAGGAAATGGAAGTATAAGGATGCCATTCCCGAGGACCATAGGGAGGAATTTTGCACCTAGGGGCAGACAGTTTAAGCGTGGCGGCTTTGTCCCTCAGAACAATCAGGAGCAAGGCAACTTCAGGAGGCCTAATACTAATGCTAATCAGGGAAAGAGACAGGGGAAGCAGCCACAGCAGGATGTGAGTTGCCACAGATGTGGTAAGTACCATTCTGGGCCATGCAGGTTTGGGACTGGAGTCTGTTATTCTTGTGGGCAGCCTGGACACTTGGCTAACAGTTGCCCAGAGAAGAAGAGGTATGAGACAGGTAGAGTGCAACAGCCAGGGAGAGTGTACACTACTTCTTTAGTAGGCGCTGAGGGGTCAGAGACACTGATCAGAGGTAACTGTGAGATGGCTGGTAAAACTTTGAATGCCTTGTTTGATTCTGGAGCTTCACATTCTTTTATTGTATTTGAGAAGGctgatgagttaggattgaaaatAGTAGTACTAGGGTATAATTTAaaggtgtataatgctacccataaGGCTATGGTGATGAGGTTAGGATGCCCCCAAGTTCCTTTTCGAATACAACAGCGTCACTTCATGCATAAACTAATTTGTTTGCCGATGACTGGActtgatctcattttgggattggactggttatccaagAACCATGTTTTACTCTATTGCTCTACAAAAACAGTGTGTTTTATGCCTGAAGACACAGAGGAGACGGTTGTGGTAAATAACTACTTCCTGAATTCCATAACAGTGAACTGTTCTGGGGCCGAATGTCAGGGAATATTGTTGTTAGCTGCGGGTGTTTTGGGTGATGTTCAAAGCTTGGAGAAAATCCCGGTGGTGTGTGAGTTTCCAGAggtgtttcctgatgatattgaggaatttccacctaaccgagaagTTGAGTTTGCCATTGAGTTAGTACTTAGGGCTGGACCAATctcgagtgctccttataggatgtcacctctAGGAATGGCCGAATTGAAGTCTCAACAGGAggatttgttgg TGTTACtagtgaagaagaaagatgggagtatgcgcTTATGTGTTGACTATAGGCAGCTGAATAAGATTATTGTGAAGAATAAATACCCGTTGCCAAGGATTGATGACCTGATGGACCAGTTACAGGGAGCCG ATTACATGAACAAGATTTTTCATCCATATCTAGAtaagtttgttgttgtgtttATTAACGACATTCTTATCTACTCTAAGACAGAGGATGAGCATGCAGAACACTTGCGAACAGTGCTACAAATCCTGAAGGATAGGAAGTT CGAAGAGTTTGGGACTTTATGCCTAAGCCAGTTACAAATTTCAAGCGACTTCAAGGCTGAACTACTAAAGGCTCATCAGAATGACCaagaattatataatatttttccaACGATTAAGAAAGGCAAGcaatggagagtgtcagaagacaAAGATGGGTTGTGGAGGTTCAAGGGTCGAATAATTGTGCCAGATGTTAGGGATTTACGACAGAGCATATTGGAGAAAGCTCACAAGAGCAGGTTCTCCATTCATCCGGGAAGCACCAAGATGTATCAAGATCTAAagacgatgttctggtggccaggaatgAAAAATGATGTGGCATTACATGTTTCCAAATGCCTAACTTGTCAGAAAGTCAAAATTGAACACCAAAGACCAGCAGGAACCCTTCaacctttggagattccacagtGGAAATGGGAGAGCATTGCTATGGATTTTGTGTTGGGTTTACCAAGGACTCGAACAGGTTGTAatgctatttgggtggttgtagATTGA